A genomic window from Actinomycetaceae bacterium MB13-C1-2 includes:
- a CDS encoding cytidine deaminase: MTKAKIDETIWQELRSAAVSAMQNAYVPYSKFPVGAAALVDDGRIVTGCNVENAAYGVCLCAECGMISDLFRTGGGRLVAFACVDGLGEPASPCGRCRQLLWEHGGAELVLEMPEGRMTMDRVLPGGFGPADLERVWDSEVAEQNQEEE, translated from the coding sequence GTGACTAAAGCAAAGATTGACGAAACGATCTGGCAAGAACTACGGAGCGCGGCGGTCAGCGCCATGCAAAACGCCTACGTGCCCTACTCGAAGTTCCCGGTTGGGGCCGCGGCACTCGTGGACGACGGCCGCATCGTGACTGGTTGCAACGTCGAAAACGCCGCATACGGAGTGTGTCTGTGTGCCGAGTGCGGAATGATCTCTGATCTATTCCGCACCGGCGGCGGCCGCCTCGTGGCATTCGCCTGCGTTGACGGTTTGGGAGAACCAGCCTCACCCTGCGGGCGTTGCCGCCAGTTGCTCTGGGAGCATGGTGGCGCGGAACTGGTCCTCGAAATGCCGGAAGGGCGAATGACGATGGACCGGGTGCTGCCGGGCGGGTTTGGCCCGGCGGACCTCGAACGCGTTTGGGACAGCGAAGTTGCTGAACAGAATCAGGAAGAGGAATAG
- a CDS encoding thymidine phosphorylase produces MAKTEAFDAVDVIRIKRDGGRIPDPMIDWVIDAYTRGVVTDEQMSALAMAIFLRGMDREEIVRWTMAMMNSGERLDFSKLTKPTADKHSTGGVGDKITLPLAPLVACFDVAVPQLSGRGLGHTGGTLDKLESIPGWDPNLDSEQIFEMLENGPGAVICAATSGLAPADKKLYALRDVTATVDCIPLIASSIMSKKIAEGTSALVLDVKVGSGAFMRELEQAQKLAETMVALGEDAGVRTSALLTNMSTPLGLTVGNALEVRESVEVLAGGGPQDVVDLTVSLAREMLRLVGKDDVDVQAALSDGRAMDRWNQMIADQGGDPAAALPVAKYQEQIVAEESGYLSELDAWGVGICAWRLGAGRTRQGEAVQAGAGVEIHAKPGDSVKKGQPLLTLHTDTPERFERSIEALDGAIKISVDRPTDVPSIILDRVDGPGH; encoded by the coding sequence TTGGCAAAGACAGAAGCCTTTGATGCCGTAGATGTAATCAGAATCAAAAGGGACGGCGGGCGGATTCCTGACCCGATGATCGACTGGGTAATTGATGCCTATACGCGCGGCGTCGTTACCGATGAGCAAATGTCGGCCTTGGCAATGGCTATCTTTCTTCGCGGAATGGATCGCGAGGAGATTGTTCGCTGGACCATGGCGATGATGAACTCGGGTGAGCGTCTCGACTTCTCGAAGCTGACCAAGCCCACGGCCGACAAGCATTCGACGGGCGGGGTGGGGGACAAGATCACTCTGCCACTCGCACCCCTTGTTGCATGTTTTGATGTGGCGGTGCCACAGCTTTCGGGACGCGGTCTGGGCCATACGGGCGGCACACTCGACAAGCTAGAGTCGATTCCAGGCTGGGATCCGAACCTGGATTCGGAGCAGATCTTTGAGATGCTGGAAAATGGTCCGGGCGCCGTTATCTGTGCTGCTACCTCAGGGCTCGCGCCCGCTGACAAGAAGCTATATGCACTGCGTGACGTAACGGCGACTGTTGACTGCATTCCCTTGATAGCTTCGTCGATCATGTCGAAGAAGATTGCGGAGGGGACCTCGGCGCTGGTACTCGATGTCAAGGTCGGCTCTGGGGCGTTTATGCGTGAGTTAGAGCAGGCGCAGAAGCTCGCTGAGACAATGGTTGCGCTGGGCGAGGACGCGGGTGTGCGCACATCGGCTTTGCTCACCAACATGTCCACTCCGCTTGGTCTTACGGTCGGCAATGCCCTAGAGGTCCGTGAATCGGTTGAAGTCTTGGCGGGCGGCGGTCCTCAGGACGTTGTCGACCTAACCGTGAGCTTGGCCCGCGAAATGTTGCGTCTTGTGGGTAAGGACGACGTGGACGTGCAAGCTGCTCTGAGCGATGGGCGAGCAATGGACCGCTGGAACCAGATGATTGCCGATCAGGGTGGTGATCCAGCTGCAGCTTTGCCAGTTGCGAAGTACCAAGAGCAGATTGTGGCGGAGGAATCCGGGTACCTGAGTGAACTTGACGCCTGGGGCGTCGGGATCTGCGCTTGGCGCTTGGGTGCAGGTCGCACCCGTCAGGGTGAGGCGGTCCAGGCCGGCGCTGGAGTTGAGATCCATGCGAAACCGGGTGACTCCGTGAAAAAGGGACAGCCACTGCTTACCCTTCATACGGACACGCCAGAACGCTTTGAGCGCTCAATCGAGGCGCTAGACGGCGCAATCAAGATCAGTGTGGACAGGCCAACAGATGTTCCCTCGATCATCCTTGACCGAGTAGACGGTCCCGGACACTAA
- the deoC gene encoding deoxyribose-phosphate aldolase has product MTSRSEVARMVDHTLLKPEATAADVQALIDEGAELGVFSVCVSPSMLPVKVPEGMKVATVVGFPSGAVKSSIKAAEAAQAVSDGADEVDMVINLAFVKEHDWDAVEGDVKTVRDAVPGALLKVIIESAALTDEEVTETSKACKRAGADFVKTSTGFHPSGGASAHAVALMRAAVGPDLGVKASGGIRDAAAAQAMIDAGATRLGLSGTKAVLDGLED; this is encoded by the coding sequence ATGACATCCCGAAGTGAAGTCGCCCGAATGGTTGACCACACGCTACTGAAGCCAGAGGCAACGGCAGCGGATGTGCAGGCCCTGATCGATGAGGGTGCCGAGCTTGGCGTGTTTTCAGTTTGTGTTTCGCCTTCGATGCTTCCCGTAAAGGTTCCCGAAGGAATGAAGGTGGCGACTGTTGTCGGCTTCCCTTCGGGAGCTGTGAAGTCCTCGATCAAGGCTGCAGAGGCGGCACAGGCTGTCTCAGATGGTGCTGATGAAGTAGACATGGTTATCAACCTCGCCTTCGTCAAGGAGCACGACTGGGACGCGGTTGAGGGCGACGTCAAGACGGTTCGCGATGCAGTTCCCGGCGCCTTGCTAAAGGTCATCATCGAGTCAGCTGCTTTGACGGACGAGGAAGTTACGGAGACGTCCAAAGCTTGCAAGCGTGCAGGCGCAGATTTTGTGAAGACGTCGACCGGGTTCCACCCATCCGGTGGTGCAAGTGCACACGCAGTCGCGTTAATGCGTGCAGCTGTTGGTCCCGATCTGGGGGTAAAGGCGTCGGGGGGAATCCGTGACGCAGCGGCAGCCCAGGCAATGATCGACGCGGGGGCAACCCGCCTGGGTCTATCCGGTACAAAGGCAGTGCTAGATGGACTAGAGGACTAA
- a CDS encoding phospho-sugar mutase has product MSYNRNEVLAWIQDDPDVNDAKVLQNLLELADGGDTGAAAELSDRFSGMLTFGTAGLRGELGAGPNRMNRAVVIRAAAGLTAYLKEQLPDGFTVVVGHDARHGSRQFAEDTAAVVEAGGGHAYLFDHALPTPLTAFALRRLGADAGVVVTASHNPPADNGYKVYLGGKVVSDWGQGSQIVTPYDGAILEKIMAVPSVASVPRAESGWEELGDDMVQAYVDRIKKVVPEGPRDLKIVLTSMHGVGGDTALRALEAVGFTDVTVVAEQHEPDPNFPTVTFPNPEEPGALDLAISLAREVGADIILANDPDADRSSAAIPDASTATGWRQLTGDEVGSLLGDQTAREITGGEKVASDEGPNGPTLANSIVSSRLLSKIAAAHGLHHEFTLTGFKWISRVPGLVFGYEEAIGFCVDPQYVRDKDGISASTKLAALAASLKAEGRSVQDRLDELARAFGLHATAPLTIRVEDLSLIAKGMENLRTNGITSIAGASVVETVDLAIGTEDLPPTDGLLYVTDRDDRVVVRPSGTEPKLKCYIEVIENIIDDDVDTARARAAKRLDAIRGDMRSAIGI; this is encoded by the coding sequence ATGAGTTACAACCGTAATGAAGTTCTGGCGTGGATTCAGGACGACCCCGATGTAAACGACGCAAAGGTACTGCAGAACCTACTTGAGTTAGCTGACGGCGGCGACACTGGAGCAGCCGCAGAGCTGTCAGATCGCTTCAGCGGCATGTTGACATTCGGCACCGCCGGTTTGCGCGGCGAGTTGGGGGCGGGACCGAACCGCATGAACCGTGCGGTCGTTATCCGTGCCGCTGCGGGCCTCACCGCATACCTCAAAGAACAACTTCCGGACGGATTCACCGTTGTCGTCGGGCATGACGCCCGTCATGGATCACGCCAGTTTGCCGAAGACACGGCCGCTGTGGTCGAGGCGGGTGGAGGTCACGCATATCTCTTTGACCACGCTCTCCCTACCCCTCTCACCGCGTTCGCGCTCCGACGGCTTGGGGCTGACGCTGGAGTTGTTGTCACTGCGTCGCACAATCCTCCCGCAGACAATGGATACAAGGTCTACCTGGGCGGAAAAGTCGTAAGTGACTGGGGTCAGGGATCTCAAATCGTAACTCCGTACGACGGCGCGATTCTTGAGAAGATCATGGCAGTACCGTCAGTGGCCTCGGTTCCCCGCGCCGAATCCGGCTGGGAGGAACTCGGTGATGACATGGTGCAGGCGTATGTCGACCGCATCAAGAAGGTTGTGCCCGAGGGTCCGCGCGACCTGAAGATTGTTCTCACCTCAATGCACGGAGTTGGTGGAGATACCGCGCTAAGAGCCCTTGAAGCAGTCGGGTTCACCGATGTGACCGTGGTTGCGGAACAGCACGAGCCCGATCCCAACTTCCCCACTGTCACGTTCCCCAATCCAGAAGAGCCAGGAGCTCTAGATCTAGCAATCTCACTGGCGCGCGAGGTCGGTGCAGACATAATCCTGGCAAACGACCCGGATGCTGACCGCTCGTCCGCCGCGATCCCTGATGCCTCAACCGCCACCGGCTGGCGTCAATTGACCGGCGATGAGGTGGGTTCACTTCTTGGAGATCAGACCGCTCGTGAAATCACAGGCGGAGAGAAAGTGGCATCAGACGAGGGGCCGAATGGACCAACCCTGGCGAACTCGATCGTCTCGTCAAGACTTCTGTCTAAGATCGCGGCAGCACACGGCCTGCACCACGAGTTCACCCTGACTGGTTTCAAGTGGATCTCCCGCGTGCCCGGCCTGGTATTTGGCTATGAAGAGGCAATCGGATTCTGCGTCGATCCTCAGTATGTGCGAGACAAGGACGGAATCTCTGCGAGCACTAAGCTGGCGGCTCTGGCTGCGTCGCTGAAGGCGGAGGGACGCTCGGTCCAGGATCGTCTTGACGAACTGGCCAGGGCGTTCGGTCTGCACGCCACAGCACCACTAACAATCCGCGTTGAGGACCTATCGCTGATCGCCAAGGGCATGGAGAACCTTAGGACCAACGGCATCACCTCAATCGCTGGAGCGTCTGTCGTGGAGACGGTCGACTTAGCCATTGGAACCGAGGACTTGCCGCCCACGGATGGTCTGCTGTACGTGACCGACCGCGATGACAGAGTTGTGGTTCGCCCCTCCGGAACTGAACCCAAGCTAAAGTGCTATATCGAAGTCATCGAGAACATTATCGATGATGACGTAGACACGGCCAGGGCACGCGCAGCAAAGCGCCTTGATGCGATTAGAGGCGACATGCGCTCGGCAATAGGGATCTAG
- a CDS encoding purine-nucleoside phosphorylase has protein sequence MTNDVFEGQSPKDMAEKAARAIREHSGVDKYDIALVLGSGWGGAAELIGETIAELPAAEVPGFQAPAVAGHGATMRTIRVKGTDKIALVLGSRTHFYEGKGLRAVAHGVRTAAALGAEQMVLTNGCGGLNPEWKPGQVVLIRDHINLTSESPIEGANFVDLTDLYSQRLRDVAHTVDGTLPEGVYVQFRGPHYETPAEVKMAGIIGGDLVGMSTTLEAIAAREAGLEVLGLSLMTNLAAGISDAPLSHQEVIEAGAEAAPRIAGLLANIVQQL, from the coding sequence ATGACCAATGACGTTTTTGAGGGGCAGAGCCCCAAGGACATGGCCGAGAAAGCAGCGAGGGCAATCCGCGAACATTCCGGTGTAGACAAGTACGATATTGCCCTCGTTCTGGGTTCGGGCTGGGGCGGCGCTGCCGAGTTAATCGGCGAGACCATTGCCGAGTTGCCCGCCGCGGAGGTTCCTGGTTTCCAGGCTCCGGCTGTGGCCGGACACGGCGCGACGATGCGGACAATCAGAGTGAAGGGAACCGACAAGATAGCCCTGGTCCTCGGTTCACGTACTCACTTTTACGAGGGAAAAGGACTGCGAGCAGTTGCCCACGGCGTCCGTACCGCCGCCGCGCTTGGGGCCGAGCAGATGGTCCTCACCAACGGCTGCGGTGGACTAAACCCAGAGTGGAAGCCAGGCCAGGTGGTGTTGATTCGTGACCACATTAACCTAACGTCCGAATCTCCAATCGAGGGAGCCAACTTCGTTGATCTCACCGACCTCTATTCCCAGCGTCTACGCGACGTAGCCCACACCGTGGATGGGACGTTGCCCGAGGGAGTCTATGTTCAGTTCCGTGGCCCGCACTACGAGACACCGGCCGAAGTCAAGATGGCTGGAATCATTGGCGGAGACCTGGTGGGGATGTCTACAACGCTTGAGGCAATCGCAGCACGGGAGGCGGGACTTGAGGTACTGGGTCTATCCCTGATGACCAACCTAGCGGCAGGTATTTCCGATGCCCCGCTGTCGCACCAGGAAGTAATAGAGGCAGGAGCTGAAGCGGCACCTCGGATCGCCGGACTCCTCGCGAACATCGTCCAGCAGCTCTAG
- a CDS encoding TIGR00730 family Rossman fold protein: MTKRESYRRGSVIMRGKQIPTDTADSALLQSRSSDPWRVMRIQSEFVEGFGSLSNIVNAVSVFGSARTKPGTKDYQVAEEIGRLIAERGFSVVTGGGPGIMEAANKGAYKAGGVSVGLGIELPFEQGMNQWVDLGINFRYFFVRKVMFVRYARGFIVLPGGFGTLDELFEAMTLVQTRKIERFPIVLVDSEFWAPLLEWLRTSLVQRGLIDAADLNIVKVVDTPEEAVEAVWAGIEAMTNGG; encoded by the coding sequence ATGACAAAACGCGAGAGTTACCGCCGAGGATCCGTAATAATGCGTGGCAAGCAGATCCCCACAGACACCGCCGATTCGGCGCTACTTCAGTCGCGAAGCAGCGATCCGTGGCGGGTAATGAGGATTCAGTCCGAGTTTGTAGAAGGATTCGGTTCGCTCTCGAACATTGTTAACGCCGTTTCTGTCTTTGGGTCGGCTCGCACAAAGCCTGGGACCAAGGACTACCAGGTGGCGGAGGAGATTGGTCGTCTGATCGCTGAACGGGGCTTTTCAGTGGTGACTGGAGGCGGTCCGGGCATCATGGAAGCCGCAAACAAGGGCGCCTACAAGGCAGGCGGGGTTTCGGTCGGTCTAGGCATCGAACTCCCCTTTGAACAGGGGATGAATCAGTGGGTTGACCTGGGGATCAACTTCAGATATTTCTTCGTCCGAAAAGTCATGTTCGTTAGGTATGCTCGTGGCTTTATCGTGCTACCCGGGGGATTCGGCACGCTTGACGAACTGTTTGAGGCCATGACTCTGGTTCAAACCCGGAAAATTGAGCGTTTCCCGATCGTGTTGGTCGACAGCGAGTTCTGGGCTCCTCTGCTGGAATGGCTGCGAACATCACTGGTTCAGCGTGGTCTTATTGATGCCGCAGACCTAAACATTGTGAAGGTTGTCGATACTCCCGAGGAGGCCGTGGAAGCTGTCTGGGCGGGGATTGAAGCCATGACAAACGGGGGCTGA
- a CDS encoding DUF3117 domain-containing protein, protein MAAMKPRTGDGPLEATKEGRGIVMRIPSEGGGRLVIELTPDEATALAEALKGAVPA, encoded by the coding sequence ATGGCAGCAATGAAGCCTCGCACAGGTGACGGGCCTCTAGAAGCCACCAAAGAAGGACGGGGGATTGTCATGCGAATCCCCAGCGAGGGCGGGGGCCGGTTGGTGATTGAGTTGACCCCGGATGAGGCAACCGCACTGGCAGAGGCTCTAAAGGGAGCCGTTCCCGCGTAG
- a CDS encoding O-methyltransferase, producing the protein MATDKNTIWSFCEEFPLESPEIQAAREVALELGVDPVSPSTGALLRAVARLRNAKSAVEIGTGTGVSGLWILAGMASGGVLTTIDPESEFQREAARAFRQAQVPSPRTRFINGRALDVLPRLAADSYDMVVLDGLPEETYAYVEHANRILKSGGAVVIPNGLWFGNVADPARRDPHTVAMREVCKELEESDSFDLAMLAVGDGVLLATKR; encoded by the coding sequence ATGGCAACCGATAAGAACACGATTTGGTCCTTCTGCGAGGAGTTCCCTTTGGAATCTCCAGAGATCCAAGCAGCACGTGAAGTTGCGCTGGAGCTGGGGGTTGACCCTGTTTCTCCCTCAACCGGAGCGCTTCTGCGTGCGGTTGCGCGGTTAAGAAACGCAAAGTCAGCAGTTGAGATCGGGACCGGAACGGGTGTCTCCGGGCTGTGGATACTTGCGGGGATGGCGTCCGGAGGCGTACTAACTACGATCGATCCTGAGAGCGAGTTCCAACGGGAAGCTGCAAGAGCATTCCGCCAGGCACAGGTTCCCTCGCCCCGGACTAGGTTCATCAATGGAAGAGCGCTCGATGTCCTGCCTCGCCTGGCTGCTGACTCGTACGACATGGTCGTGCTGGACGGCCTTCCTGAAGAAACGTACGCATATGTCGAACACGCGAACCGGATTCTGAAGTCCGGGGGTGCAGTTGTGATCCCGAACGGTCTGTGGTTTGGAAACGTCGCGGACCCTGCCAGGCGCGATCCTCACACTGTAGCGATGCGTGAGGTCTGTAAGGAGCTAGAGGAGTCAGATTCGTTCGATCTCGCTATGCTCGCCGTAGGTGATGGAGTACTACTAGCAACGAAACGCTAG
- a CDS encoding Mrp/NBP35 family ATP-binding protein: MTLSHDAVMEALAKVNDPELRKPITDLGMVDEVQIDGGAVTVAILLTTAGCPLRDTITTDVQAAVGALDGVDSVQVTMGVMSDEQKKALREQLTGHAEREIPFNLPGSLTRVIAVTSGKGGVGKSSMTANLAVGLANQGLKVGVLDADIYGFSIPRMLGITTEPQSIDGMIVPPIGAGGVKVISIGMFVPEGQPIIWRGPMLHRALQQFLADVFWGDLDVLLIDMPPGTGDVAISVAQLLPGAETLIVTTPQVAAAEVAERSGSISTQTQQRVIGVIENMSYLEQEDGTRLDIFGKGGGQIVANHLSTLLGYNVPLLVQVPLDIELRVGGDKGDPVISNADAPSAMALGELAQNIGSKARGLAGRPLGVAPIIH; encoded by the coding sequence ATGACGCTCTCGCATGATGCCGTAATGGAAGCCTTGGCCAAGGTCAATGATCCGGAACTTCGCAAGCCGATCACGGACCTTGGAATGGTCGATGAGGTTCAGATCGACGGTGGCGCCGTAACCGTAGCGATCCTTCTGACGACGGCCGGTTGTCCTCTGCGAGACACCATTACAACTGATGTTCAGGCTGCGGTTGGCGCCTTGGATGGAGTCGATTCCGTACAGGTCACCATGGGTGTGATGAGCGACGAGCAAAAGAAGGCCCTGCGCGAGCAGCTGACAGGTCACGCCGAGAGGGAGATTCCGTTTAACCTACCCGGATCACTAACGCGAGTGATTGCCGTAACGTCAGGGAAAGGCGGCGTCGGCAAGTCATCGATGACCGCGAACCTTGCAGTGGGGTTGGCGAATCAGGGGCTCAAGGTTGGGGTTCTTGACGCCGACATTTACGGATTCTCGATTCCTCGCATGCTCGGAATTACAACTGAACCTCAGTCAATCGATGGCATGATTGTTCCCCCAATCGGTGCTGGTGGAGTGAAGGTAATTTCAATCGGGATGTTTGTTCCCGAAGGCCAGCCGATTATTTGGCGCGGTCCGATGCTCCACAGAGCACTGCAGCAGTTCCTGGCGGACGTTTTTTGGGGAGATCTGGACGTTCTACTCATCGACATGCCCCCTGGCACCGGCGATGTCGCAATCTCGGTTGCGCAGTTACTTCCGGGTGCCGAAACTCTGATAGTGACAACCCCCCAGGTGGCGGCGGCCGAGGTTGCCGAACGCTCCGGTTCGATCTCGACCCAGACACAGCAGCGCGTCATCGGTGTCATCGAAAACATGTCATACCTGGAGCAGGAAGACGGCACTCGACTGGATATCTTCGGGAAGGGTGGCGGCCAGATTGTCGCGAACCATCTTTCAACCCTTCTCGGATACAACGTCCCGCTTCTTGTCCAGGTTCCCCTGGACATAGAACTCAGGGTCGGAGGCGACAAGGGTGACCCCGTAATCAGCAACGCGGATGCTCCTAGCGCCATGGCCCTTGGTGAACTGGCACAGAACATCGGGTCAAAGGCTCGGGGGCTTGCTGGCCGCCCGCTTGGCGTCGCGCCGATCATTCACTAG
- a CDS encoding general stress protein, protein MSVNSPRTRYPAELPTGTEVASYARYEDAAAAVDTLQREGFPLASVTIAGSDLHLIEKVMGKLTPARVALTGAGQGLTWGLLMGIFSILALPQGGSIVALIAVSIGILAGVLISVVMWATSTRKRTFFSHSAMVASRYAILVTEQVDRAYSILAGARGNTAPRPQRPTRLAQNDRTPRTYSDAQKESGAKASVAPNATDSSRGSGNEPKKRSTLEPPKFGVRLDDAQRRESSESTSDSGQSEPENETPKG, encoded by the coding sequence ATGTCAGTGAACTCACCTCGCACCAGGTACCCGGCGGAGCTTCCCACCGGCACTGAGGTTGCCTCCTATGCCAGGTATGAGGATGCTGCGGCAGCTGTTGACACACTCCAGAGGGAAGGTTTCCCCCTGGCTTCAGTCACGATTGCCGGGTCTGACCTGCACTTGATCGAGAAAGTTATGGGGAAGCTAACCCCGGCACGCGTCGCACTGACGGGTGCCGGACAGGGACTCACCTGGGGCCTACTAATGGGAATCTTCTCGATCCTTGCTCTTCCCCAAGGTGGATCAATAGTGGCGCTCATCGCGGTGTCCATCGGAATCCTTGCGGGTGTTCTCATCAGTGTTGTCATGTGGGCGACCAGTACGAGGAAGAGAACCTTCTTCTCTCACTCCGCCATGGTGGCATCGAGATACGCGATCTTAGTGACCGAGCAGGTGGACAGGGCCTACAGCATCCTCGCAGGGGCACGCGGAAATACTGCTCCCAGACCTCAGCGACCGACTAGACTCGCGCAAAATGACAGGACGCCGAGAACCTACTCGGATGCGCAGAAGGAATCTGGAGCGAAGGCGAGTGTGGCTCCCAACGCAACCGACAGTTCCAGGGGCAGTGGGAACGAGCCGAAGAAACGCAGTACTCTTGAGCCTCCCAAGTTCGGTGTGCGCCTTGACGATGCGCAGAGACGGGAAAGCTCCGAAAGCACCTCTGACTCCGGACAGTCGGAGCCAGAGAACGAAACGCCAAAGGGATAG
- a CDS encoding Xaa-Pro aminopeptidase, with translation MSETTETNSSEQSIDSRGDNRSHRPSGKAFREFMASNWGERPPLDLDPTGTADYVPARHEAIGKLFPGERLVVPAGNLKTRSNDTDYRFRAHSAFAHMTGLGAELEPDAVFVLHPLTESEKTHEAVLYFTPRSSRTSEEFYADSRYGEFWVGARPSLEEMETATGIKCAAIDTLRDALAKDAGQVQLRVLPQVDTNVSAMVEEIREQAGLPTGEMALDRDELLVEKLSEIRLCKDEFEVQQMQKAVDATMRGFEEIIRSLPRAANHPRGERVIEGAFAAVAREDGNGLGYETIAAGGNHANTLHWMDNSGTVPADGLVLVDAGVEVDSLYTADITRTLPVNGKFTEAQAKIYQAVLDAAEAALARAAEPGVKFRNLHEAAQEVLAARLEEWGVLPVPAEESLKKEGQQHRRWMPHGTSHHLGLDVHDCAQARQEMYQDALLEPGMTFTIEPGLYFRADDLSVPAEMRGIGCRIEDDILIETDGTPRRMSEAIPRTIADVEAWIERVQRG, from the coding sequence ATGAGCGAAACGACCGAGACCAACAGTTCTGAACAATCAATCGACTCGCGCGGAGACAACCGCTCGCACCGTCCCTCTGGAAAGGCGTTCCGCGAGTTCATGGCAAGCAATTGGGGCGAGCGTCCCCCACTGGACCTCGATCCGACCGGCACCGCCGACTATGTCCCTGCCCGTCACGAGGCAATCGGAAAACTGTTCCCCGGCGAACGTCTTGTAGTCCCAGCGGGGAACCTCAAAACTCGTAGCAATGACACCGACTATCGGTTTCGAGCTCACTCCGCATTCGCGCATATGACCGGGCTAGGGGCGGAGCTTGAACCCGACGCCGTGTTCGTCCTCCACCCACTTACAGAGTCAGAGAAAACGCACGAGGCGGTCCTTTACTTCACCCCACGATCTTCGCGTACTTCCGAAGAGTTCTACGCGGACTCACGCTACGGCGAGTTCTGGGTGGGAGCCCGGCCCTCGCTTGAAGAAATGGAGACCGCCACCGGCATCAAGTGCGCGGCAATCGATACCCTCCGCGACGCGCTCGCGAAAGACGCCGGCCAGGTTCAGTTACGGGTTCTACCCCAGGTCGACACGAACGTCAGCGCAATGGTCGAAGAGATTCGGGAACAGGCGGGTCTACCGACGGGCGAGATGGCGCTGGACCGTGACGAATTGCTGGTTGAGAAGCTCTCTGAGATTCGTCTCTGCAAGGACGAGTTTGAGGTGCAGCAGATGCAGAAGGCCGTCGATGCAACCATGCGTGGTTTCGAGGAGATTATTCGTTCCCTCCCCCGCGCCGCAAATCATCCTCGCGGTGAGCGTGTCATTGAGGGTGCCTTTGCGGCGGTGGCTCGTGAGGACGGCAACGGTCTTGGCTACGAGACCATTGCGGCCGGCGGCAACCACGCAAACACCCTCCACTGGATGGATAACTCGGGTACCGTTCCCGCCGATGGACTGGTGCTAGTTGACGCCGGGGTCGAGGTGGATTCGCTTTACACCGCCGACATCACCCGGACCCTCCCGGTGAACGGCAAGTTCACCGAAGCCCAGGCAAAGATCTACCAGGCAGTGCTAGACGCAGCAGAGGCCGCGCTGGCTCGTGCGGCCGAACCCGGTGTCAAGTTCCGCAATCTGCACGAGGCAGCGCAAGAGGTGTTGGCGGCCCGTCTAGAAGAGTGGGGCGTTCTTCCAGTTCCGGCAGAAGAATCATTGAAGAAGGAGGGCCAGCAACACCGCCGCTGGATGCCACACGGCACCAGCCACCACCTCGGCCTAGACGTTCACGACTGCGCGCAAGCTCGCCAGGAAATGTATCAGGACGCCCTGCTCGAGCCGGGAATGACGTTCACGATCGAACCTGGCCTGTACTTCCGTGCCGACGACCTATCCGTGCCCGCAGAGATGCGCGGAATCGGGTGTCGAATCGAGGATGACATTCTCATTGAGACCGACGGAACCCCACGCCGAATGAGTGAGGCAATTCCACGTACTATCGCCGACGTTGAAGCCTGGATCGAGAGGGTTCAACGCGGCTAG